The Proteus vulgaris genome has a segment encoding these proteins:
- the cmk_1 gene encoding cytidylate kinase, which yields MGTIVFPDAQVKIFLEASAEERARRRMLQLQEKGFNVNFERLLSEIKERDYRDRNRAVAPLIAAKDALILRFYKFVYRRSH from the coding sequence ATGGGAACAATCGTTTTCCCTGATGCACAAGTGAAAATTTTTCTTGAAGCCAGCGCAGAAGAACGAGCACGTCGTCGCATGTTACAGTTGCAGGAAAAGGGCTTTAATGTTAACTTTGAACGCCTTTTATCCGAGATAAAAGAACGCGATTACCGTGACCGGAATCGTGCTGTTGCGCCACTTATTGCGGCGAAAGATGCATTAATTCTCCGATTCTACAAGTTTGTCTATCGACGAAGTCATTGA
- the serC gene encoding phosphoserine aminotransferase encodes MSQVYNFSAGPAMLPAEVLRRAELELCNWHELRRSVMEISHRSKEFLEVAHQAEQDLRDLLNVPENYKILFCHGGARGHFAALPLNLLGEKATADYIDGGYWAKSAADEAEKYCSPNVIKIKTEIDGKIGVKPMKEWQLSDDAAYVHYCPNETIDGIAIHEEPNFNDNKIVIADYSSAILSQPLDVSRFGVIYAGAQKNIGPAGLTIVIIREDLLGNARKETPSVFDYTVLAENDSMFNTPPTFAWYLSGMVFKWLKEQGGLQEMAKRNYEKAMLLYSAIDNSDFYINRIATENRSLMNVPFQMSSPELDSLFLKEAEAQGLVALKGHRVSGGMRASIYNAMPLAGVQALVDFMADFERRHA; translated from the coding sequence ATGAGTCAGGTATATAACTTTAGTGCAGGTCCGGCTATGTTACCGGCAGAAGTCCTTCGTCGTGCAGAATTAGAATTATGCAATTGGCATGAACTTAGGCGCTCGGTCATGGAAATCAGCCACCGCAGTAAAGAGTTTCTTGAAGTTGCTCATCAGGCAGAGCAAGATCTTCGTGATCTTCTTAATGTGCCAGAAAACTACAAAATTCTTTTTTGCCATGGTGGGGCTCGAGGTCACTTTGCGGCTTTACCTCTCAATTTATTAGGTGAGAAGGCAACTGCTGACTATATAGATGGTGGATATTGGGCGAAAAGCGCGGCTGATGAAGCTGAAAAATATTGTTCACCAAATGTCATTAAAATTAAAACAGAAATTGATGGCAAAATTGGTGTTAAGCCAATGAAAGAATGGCAATTAAGTGATGATGCTGCTTATGTACATTATTGCCCAAATGAAACCATTGATGGCATCGCAATTCATGAAGAACCGAATTTTAATGATAATAAAATTGTTATTGCAGACTACTCATCTGCGATTTTATCCCAACCATTAGATGTTAGTCGTTTTGGTGTAATTTATGCAGGCGCACAAAAGAATATTGGTCCTGCGGGATTAACCATCGTTATTATTCGTGAAGACCTATTAGGTAATGCACGTAAAGAAACACCATCAGTGTTTGATTATACCGTGCTCGCTGAAAATGACTCAATGTTTAATACACCTCCTACTTTTGCTTGGTATTTATCAGGAATGGTCTTTAAATGGCTAAAAGAGCAAGGTGGGTTGCAAGAAATGGCAAAACGTAACTATGAAAAAGCAATGCTTCTTTATAGTGCCATTGATAACAGTGATTTTTATATCAATCGTATTGCAACAGAAAATCGTTCATTAATGAATGTGCCTTTCCAAATGTCTTCTCCTGAATTAGATTCACTCTTCTTAAAAGAAGCCGAGGCTCAAGGATTAGTGGCATTAAAAGGTCACCGTGTATCGGGTGGTATGCGTGCATCAATTTATAACGCAATGCCATTGGCAGGTGTTCAAGCCTTAGTTGATTTTATGGCTGATTTTGAGCGTCGTCACGCATAA
- the rpsA_2 gene encoding 30S ribosomal protein S1 has product MSRRAVIESENSAERDQLLENLQEGMEVKGIVKNLTDYGAFVDLGGVDGLLHITDMAWKRVKHPSEIVNVGDEITVKVLKFDRERTRVSLGLKQLGEDPWVAIAKRYPEGTRLTGRVN; this is encoded by the coding sequence GTGTCTCGTCGTGCGGTTATCGAATCTGAAAATAGCGCAGAACGCGATCAGTTATTAGAAAACCTGCAAGAAGGCATGGAAGTTAAAGGTATTGTTAAGAACCTTACTGACTACGGTGCATTCGTTGATCTGGGCGGTGTTGACGGCTTACTGCACATCACTGACATGGCTTGGAAACGTGTTAAACACCCAAGCGAAATTGTCAATGTTGGCGACGAAATCACTGTTAAAGTCCTGAAATTCGACCGTGAACGTACTCGCGTATCATTAGGTCTGAAACAACTGGGCGAAGATCCATGGGTAGCTATCGCTAAACGTTATCCAGAAGGTACTAGACTGACTGGTCGTGTAAACTAA
- the aroA gene encoding 3-phosphoshikimate 1-carboxyvinyltransferase, producing the protein MESLTLQPIAHIEGTINLPGSKSVSNRALLLAALANGKTRLTNLLDSDDIRYMLNALKALGVQYQLSNNNTVCDIEGLGGEFKTESSLELFLGNAGTAMRPLAATLSLGLHDIVLTGEPRMKERPIGHLVDALRQGGASIDYLEQTDYPPIRLRGGFKGGHVEVDGSVSSQFLTALLMSAPLAKQDTTITIKGELVSKPYIDITLALINTFGGKIENQNYQQFIIKGGQQYQSPETYLVEGDASSASYFLAAAAIKGGTVRVTGIGKKSLQGDIHFASVLEKMGAKIRWGDDYIECERGSLNGIDMDMNTIPDAAMTIATTALFAEGDTVIRNIYNWRVKETDRLAAMAAELQKVGAIVEEGHDYLKVTPPKQLTTADIKTYNDHRIAMCFSLVALSDIPITILDPGCTAKTFPDYFEKLETLSQRHG; encoded by the coding sequence ATGGAATCGTTGACGTTACAGCCTATTGCTCATATCGAAGGTACTATTAATTTACCCGGTTCAAAAAGTGTCTCTAATCGTGCGTTATTATTAGCCGCTTTAGCTAACGGTAAAACGCGTTTAACTAACTTATTAGATAGTGATGATATTCGTTATATGCTGAATGCATTAAAAGCATTAGGCGTGCAGTATCAATTATCAAATAACAATACGGTATGTGATATTGAAGGGCTAGGGGGAGAATTTAAAACAGAGTCGTCATTAGAACTCTTTTTAGGTAATGCTGGAACAGCAATGCGTCCATTAGCAGCAACCTTAAGTTTAGGCTTGCATGATATTGTATTAACTGGCGAACCACGTATGAAAGAGCGTCCAATTGGGCACTTAGTTGACGCTTTGCGTCAAGGTGGCGCGAGTATTGATTATCTCGAACAAACAGATTATCCACCTATTCGTCTACGGGGCGGGTTTAAGGGAGGACATGTAGAGGTAGATGGTAGTGTTTCAAGTCAATTTTTGACTGCCTTATTAATGTCGGCTCCATTAGCTAAACAAGATACAACTATTACAATTAAAGGCGAATTAGTATCAAAACCTTATATTGATATTACCTTAGCTTTAATTAATACCTTTGGTGGAAAGATTGAAAATCAAAATTATCAACAATTTATTATAAAAGGTGGTCAACAATATCAATCACCCGAAACATATCTTGTAGAAGGAGATGCATCATCGGCATCTTATTTCTTAGCAGCGGCTGCAATTAAAGGTGGGACCGTCCGAGTTACAGGTATTGGTAAAAAGAGTTTGCAAGGCGATATTCACTTTGCTTCTGTACTTGAAAAAATGGGCGCAAAAATACGTTGGGGTGATGATTATATCGAATGTGAACGTGGCTCATTAAACGGCATTGATATGGATATGAATACGATCCCTGATGCGGCAATGACCATTGCTACGACAGCATTGTTTGCAGAAGGTGATACTGTTATTCGTAATATCTATAACTGGCGAGTAAAAGAGACAGACCGATTGGCTGCAATGGCTGCAGAGTTGCAAAAAGTGGGTGCAATTGTTGAAGAAGGGCATGATTACTTAAAAGTCACGCCACCAAAGCAGTTAACGACTGCTGACATTAAAACCTATAACGATCATCGTATTGCAATGTGTTTTTCGCTGGTGGCATTGTCTGATATACCGATTACTATTCTTGATCCAGGGTGTACAGCCAAAACATTCCCAGATTATTTTGAAAAGTTAGAAACGCTTTCTCAGCGTCATGGCTAA
- the cmk_2 gene encoding cytidylate kinase — protein sequence MGPSGAGKGTLCQALAKAFGWHLLDSGAIYRVLALAALHHHVDITSEDALVPLAANLDVRFVPNENGLSVILEGEDVSNEIRTETVGNTASQASNFSSCKRSVIASPACISYRTQALLLMGEIWEQSFSLMHK from the coding sequence ATGGGCCCTAGCGGAGCAGGTAAAGGAACATTATGCCAAGCATTAGCAAAAGCGTTTGGCTGGCACTTACTTGATTCTGGCGCTATTTACCGTGTGTTGGCATTAGCTGCTTTACACCACCATGTTGATATTACTTCTGAAGATGCATTAGTACCATTAGCGGCAAATTTAGATGTACGTTTTGTCCCTAATGAGAATGGTTTAAGTGTTATTCTTGAAGGGGAAGACGTATCGAATGAAATTCGTACCGAAACAGTTGGAAACACAGCATCACAAGCCAGCAACTTTTCCTCGTGTAAGAGAAGCGTTATTGCGTCGCCAGCGTGCATTTCGTACAGAACCCAGGCCTTATTGCTGATGGGCGAGATATGGGAACAATCGTTTTCCCTGATGCACAAGTGA